A single region of the Desulfovibrio sp. ZJ209 genome encodes:
- a CDS encoding cytochrome c3 family protein — translation MRNGTTLFLLAVTLLAFAACPPAPGAAPAALEPTDSGAPSAIVIFPVGAKANPKAAAMQPVTFNHVVHEKWMERTGKDCIVCHHTGDAVACTTCHTQEGKLEGANITLYDAMHATKIAPRTDTKPASCVSCHSQQITQRDCAGCHTTLVRNARNEAWCTVCHTVTKSMTAEDMQQGIAGTLPERRNEQLATETELSRKMVTYWKATKAPQKVVIDSLAGKYEPCVFNHKSHVLSLMGRITENKLASAFHTEPATLCVTCHHNSPASATPPKCASCHSPAIDPATPQRPALMAAFHLQCMSCHKDMKVARPRNTDCTTCHKLRAPERAANQAN, via the coding sequence ATGAGAAACGGCACAACTCTTTTTCTGCTGGCGGTCACGCTCCTGGCGTTCGCGGCATGTCCCCCGGCTCCCGGAGCGGCCCCTGCCGCCCTGGAGCCCACGGACAGCGGCGCGCCCTCGGCCATCGTCATCTTCCCCGTGGGCGCCAAGGCCAATCCCAAGGCCGCGGCCATGCAGCCCGTGACCTTCAACCATGTGGTCCATGAAAAATGGATGGAGCGCACCGGGAAAGACTGCATCGTCTGCCACCACACGGGTGACGCCGTGGCCTGTACCACCTGCCACACGCAGGAGGGCAAGCTCGAGGGCGCCAACATCACCCTGTATGACGCCATGCACGCCACCAAGATCGCGCCCCGCACGGATACCAAGCCCGCTAGCTGCGTGAGCTGCCATTCGCAGCAGATCACCCAGCGCGACTGCGCCGGCTGCCACACCACGCTTGTCAGGAATGCCCGCAACGAGGCCTGGTGCACCGTCTGCCACACGGTCACCAAGTCCATGACGGCCGAGGACATGCAGCAGGGCATCGCCGGAACCCTCCCCGAGCGCCGCAACGAGCAGCTCGCCACCGAGACCGAGCTTTCGCGCAAGATGGTCACCTATTGGAAGGCCACCAAGGCCCCGCAGAAGGTGGTCATCGACTCGCTTGCGGGCAAGTATGAGCCCTGCGTGTTCAACCACAAGAGCCATGTGCTCTCGCTCATGGGCCGCATCACGGAGAACAAGCTCGCCTCGGCCTTCCACACCGAGCCGGCCACCCTCTGCGTGACCTGCCACCACAACAGCCCCGCTTCGGCCACGCCGCCCAAGTGCGCGAGCTGCCACAGCCCGGCCATCGACCCCGCCACCCCCCAGCGTCCGGCGCTCATGGCGGCTTTCCACCTCCAGTGCATGAGCTGCCACAAGGACATGAAGGTGGCGCGGCCGCGCAATACCGACTGCACAACCTGCCACAAGCTCCGCGCCCCTGAGCGCGCCGCCAACCAGGCCAACTAG
- the coaD gene encoding pantetheine-phosphate adenylyltransferase — translation MKTALYPGTFDPLTNGHLSLIRRGLEVFDRIIVAVAETTPKNPLFTLSERVALAAEALRHVKGAEVMPFTGLTVDCALELGVCAILRGLRAVSDFEYEFQLALMNRRLRPHIQTVFMMTDYQWLYISSTIIKSAASQGADVKGLVPENVRLALAEKYQEGAVRRGTPCLGAPHGGFGPKSPDSPSGA, via the coding sequence ATGAAGACCGCGCTCTATCCCGGCACCTTCGATCCCCTGACCAATGGGCACCTGAGCCTCATCCGCCGGGGTCTCGAGGTCTTTGACCGCATCATCGTGGCCGTGGCCGAGACCACTCCCAAGAATCCGCTCTTCACGCTTTCTGAGCGCGTGGCCCTCGCGGCCGAGGCCTTGCGCCACGTGAAAGGCGCGGAAGTAATGCCCTTCACCGGCCTCACCGTTGACTGCGCGCTCGAGCTCGGCGTCTGCGCCATTTTGCGGGGGCTGCGCGCCGTGTCTGACTTCGAGTACGAGTTCCAGCTCGCGCTCATGAACCGGCGCCTCCGGCCGCACATCCAGACGGTCTTCATGATGACCGACTACCAGTGGCTCTACATCAGCTCCACCATCATCAAGTCCGCGGCGAGCCAGGGCGCGGACGTGAAGGGCCTGGTGCCGGAGAACGTGCGCCTCGCGCTTGCGGAGAAGTACCAGGAGGGAGCGGTGCGCCGCGGCACGCCCTGCCTCGGCGCGCCCCACGGCGGCTTCGGCCCCAAGAGCCCCGACAGTCCCTCGGGCGCCTGA
- a CDS encoding glycosyltransferase yields MPPAVSVIMNCLNCARDVGAALESVRRQTFQDLEIIFWDNGSTDESAAIAKAYGPQLRYFYGAETVPLGAARNLALAEAAGRYVAFLDCDDLWRPTKLEKQVALFEANARVGLVCTDTEIVDGGRVLARVFAQSAPGRGMAFAELMARQWISMSSAMVRREALERVACGLGAGSGCAGRWFDETLNVCEEADLFYRIAHDWELDYIDEPLTVWRVHGGNTTFRKFGQFADETLRILEKHRQLYPGYDAEHVELVALLTRRAAFQKGVALWREGRNAEAREVVRPWRASSPKYRLFWAATYLPGSCFDLAARAYFALPAFLRR; encoded by the coding sequence ATGCCGCCCGCCGTTTCCGTCATCATGAATTGCCTCAATTGCGCGCGCGACGTGGGTGCCGCGCTCGAAAGCGTGCGCCGCCAGACCTTTCAGGACCTGGAGATCATCTTCTGGGACAATGGCTCCACGGACGAAAGCGCGGCCATCGCCAAAGCCTATGGGCCGCAATTGCGCTATTTTTACGGGGCAGAGACCGTGCCGCTGGGCGCCGCGCGCAACCTGGCGCTCGCCGAGGCGGCCGGCCGCTATGTGGCCTTCCTCGACTGCGACGACCTTTGGCGGCCCACCAAGCTCGAAAAGCAGGTGGCGCTCTTCGAGGCCAATGCGCGCGTGGGCCTCGTGTGCACGGATACGGAAATCGTGGACGGCGGGCGCGTGCTCGCGCGCGTGTTCGCGCAAAGCGCGCCCGGGCGGGGCATGGCCTTTGCGGAGCTCATGGCCAGGCAGTGGATCTCCATGTCCTCGGCCATGGTGCGCCGCGAGGCTCTGGAACGCGTGGCGTGCGGGCTCGGGGCTGGTTCGGGCTGCGCCGGCCGCTGGTTCGACGAGACCCTGAACGTCTGTGAGGAGGCCGACCTCTTCTACCGCATCGCGCACGACTGGGAGCTGGACTATATCGATGAGCCGCTCACGGTCTGGCGGGTGCATGGCGGCAACACCACCTTCCGCAAGTTCGGCCAGTTCGCTGACGAGACCCTGCGCATCCTCGAGAAGCACCGCCAGCTCTACCCGGGCTATGACGCGGAGCACGTGGAGCTCGTGGCCCTGCTGACGCGGCGCGCGGCCTTCCAGAAGGGCGTGGCCCTGTGGCGGGAGGGGCGCAACGCCGAGGCCCGCGAGGTCGTCCGCCCATGGCGCGCAAGCTCGCCCAAGTACCGCCTGTTCTGGGCCGCGACCTATTTGCCCGGAAGCTGCTTTGACCTGGCCGCGCGGGCGTATTTCGCGCTGCCCGCCTTCCTGCGCCGCTGA
- a CDS encoding glycosyltransferase family 2 protein: MNAQNPATLPQPAPRPAPLLALVVPCYNEEATLPRTMDALSRLLADCKARGLAQPESYALYVDDGSRDATWALIERRHAEDPSLRGVKFAGNAGHQNAVWAGMATARDWGADCIISLDADLQDDISVIPEMLARYAEGCDIVYGVRASRSTDTPFKRETARCFYALMRKLNVSIIPDHADYRLVARPVLTALAGYGEQSLFLRGLFPTMGFKTATVRYARKAREAGESKYPLRKMLSFAWRGITSCSAAPLRVAGLMSLACMLAALLLCGVTLWKYAMGETVQGWTSLIIVTLLLGSVQLFCLAVMGEYIAKIFTEVRHRPRYIVEKTL; the protein is encoded by the coding sequence ATGAACGCGCAAAATCCGGCGACTCTCCCCCAACCAGCCCCGCGCCCCGCGCCGCTGCTCGCCCTCGTCGTGCCCTGCTACAATGAGGAGGCAACCCTGCCGCGCACCATGGACGCGCTCTCGCGCCTCCTCGCGGACTGCAAGGCCCGGGGTCTCGCGCAGCCTGAAAGTTACGCCCTCTATGTGGATGACGGCAGCCGCGACGCCACATGGGCCCTCATCGAGCGCCGCCACGCCGAAGACCCGTCCTTGCGGGGCGTCAAGTTCGCGGGCAACGCCGGCCACCAGAACGCGGTCTGGGCCGGCATGGCGACAGCCCGGGACTGGGGCGCGGACTGCATCATCAGCCTCGACGCCGATCTGCAGGACGATATTTCCGTCATCCCGGAGATGCTGGCCCGCTATGCCGAAGGCTGCGACATCGTCTACGGCGTCCGCGCGAGCCGCAGCACGGACACGCCCTTCAAGCGCGAGACGGCCCGCTGTTTTTACGCCCTGATGCGCAAGCTCAACGTGTCTATCATCCCGGATCACGCGGATTACCGCCTGGTGGCGCGCCCGGTGCTCACGGCGCTTGCGGGCTATGGAGAGCAATCGCTCTTTTTGCGCGGGCTCTTCCCCACCATGGGCTTCAAGACCGCCACGGTGCGCTATGCGCGCAAGGCGCGCGAGGCCGGGGAGAGCAAGTATCCGCTGCGCAAGATGCTCTCTTTCGCGTGGCGGGGCATCACCTCCTGCAGCGCGGCGCCGCTGCGCGTGGCCGGGCTCATGAGCCTCGCCTGCATGCTGGCCGCGCTCCTGCTCTGCGGCGTGACCCTCTGGAAATACGCCATGGGCGAGACCGTGCAGGGCTGGACATCGCTCATCATCGTGACCCTGTTGCTCGGCTCGGTGCAGTTGTTCTGCCTCGCCGTCATGGGCGAATATATCGCCAAGATCTTCACCGAGGTGCGGCACCGGCCGCGCTACATCGTGGAAAAAACCCTCTGA
- a CDS encoding nucleotidyltransferase domain-containing protein: MIDAATWMPAAVEALKQALGPRLRFVGLQGSYRRGEATEASDIDICVILDRLATQDVAAVRAVLDALPAGEKAAGFVAGAAELAAWPVFELFAFAQDMDAWHGELAPLLPPITQADILLGVRTAVGALYHEAAQLLLSGDKLDAEAAANALHSLRKSFLRALQGIIYLRRGEFPRDRAEALRRAHADEAELLRIDDDALPLKAMAAGCLAWSAARLVELPGQV, encoded by the coding sequence GTGATAGACGCCGCCACATGGATGCCCGCCGCCGTGGAGGCGCTGAAACAGGCCTTGGGCCCGAGGTTGCGCTTCGTGGGCCTGCAGGGCAGCTACCGGCGCGGCGAGGCCACGGAAGCGAGCGACATCGACATCTGCGTCATCCTTGACAGGCTCGCCACCCAAGATGTGGCGGCAGTGCGGGCCGTGCTGGACGCCCTGCCGGCAGGGGAAAAGGCCGCGGGCTTTGTGGCGGGCGCGGCGGAGCTTGCCGCGTGGCCGGTTTTCGAGCTCTTCGCCTTCGCGCAGGATATGGACGCCTGGCACGGCGAGCTTGCGCCGCTCCTGCCGCCCATCACGCAGGCCGACATCCTTTTGGGCGTGCGCACGGCCGTGGGCGCGCTCTACCACGAGGCCGCGCAACTTCTGCTGTCAGGCGACAAACTCGACGCCGAAGCGGCCGCAAACGCCCTGCACAGCCTGCGCAAGTCTTTTTTGCGGGCGTTGCAGGGCATCATCTATTTAAGGAGGGGGGAATTTCCGCGCGACAGGGCAGAAGCCCTGCGCCGGGCGCATGCTGATGAGGCGGAACTGCTCCGTATTGATGACGATGCCCTGCCCCTGAAAGCCATGGCCGCGGGCTGCCTCGCCTGGAGCGCCGCCCGGCTCGTAGAACTGCCCGGGCAAGTGTAG
- a CDS encoding GtrA family protein, whose translation MPLPPLHAPTFDDLRALVRRLLARRWMRFCIVGGTASLVYYFSGLFFVSLLGLPVLAGNALAFLAGFVVSYLGQALWTFQAQASHRTMLPRFAATQGVGLVLNSALIWVFMRAGLGYPVAMWAAIAAVPVAVYFICKLWVFRP comes from the coding sequence ATGCCCCTGCCCCCCCTGCATGCGCCCACTTTTGATGACTTGCGCGCCCTTGTGCGCCGGCTGCTCGCGCGCCGCTGGATGCGCTTCTGCATCGTGGGCGGGACGGCCTCGCTGGTGTACTATTTTTCCGGCCTCTTCTTCGTGAGCCTGCTCGGGCTCCCGGTGCTCGCGGGCAACGCGCTGGCTTTCCTGGCCGGTTTCGTGGTTTCCTATCTCGGCCAGGCCCTCTGGACCTTTCAGGCACAGGCCAGCCACCGCACCATGCTGCCGCGCTTCGCGGCCACACAGGGCGTGGGCCTCGTGCTCAATTCCGCCCTTATCTGGGTGTTCATGCGCGCGGGCCTGGGCTATCCCGTGGCCATGTGGGCGGCCATCGCGGCCGTGCCCGTGGCCGTGTACTTCATCTGCAAGCTCTGGGTGTTCCGCCCGTGA
- the rsmD gene encoding 16S rRNA (guanine(966)-N(2))-methyltransferase RsmD, translated as MRVIAGAFGGRRLATPAGEGCRPAMGRTREALFSMLEARGADMGGARVLDIFAGSGSLAFEALSRGAPEAVLVENAQNALRALEANVAALGVEDRARVIREDALRFLRRPPGTVPGAPFNLVFLDPPYRKGLAQQALTALAGDGWLAPGALVTAEVEEGLALAPIPGLEPIASRRFGQTVINIWTASEPSA; from the coding sequence GTGCGCGTCATTGCGGGAGCATTCGGGGGCCGCAGGCTGGCCACGCCCGCGGGCGAAGGCTGCCGCCCGGCCATGGGCCGCACGCGCGAGGCGCTGTTTTCCATGCTCGAGGCCCGTGGCGCGGACATGGGAGGGGCGCGTGTGCTCGACATTTTCGCGGGCAGCGGCAGCCTCGCCTTCGAGGCCCTGAGCCGGGGCGCGCCCGAGGCCGTGCTCGTGGAAAACGCGCAGAACGCCCTGCGCGCCCTCGAGGCCAATGTGGCGGCCCTGGGCGTGGAAGACCGCGCGCGCGTCATCCGGGAGGACGCCCTGCGCTTTTTGCGGCGCCCCCCCGGGACGGTGCCGGGCGCGCCCTTTAACCTCGTGTTCCTCGATCCCCCCTACCGCAAGGGGCTCGCGCAGCAGGCGCTCACGGCGCTGGCCGGCGATGGCTGGCTCGCGCCGGGCGCGCTCGTCACGGCGGAAGTGGAGGAAGGCCTGGCGCTTGCGCCCATCCCCGGCCTCGAGCCGATCGCCTCGCGCCGCTTCGGGCAGACCGTCATCAACATCTGGACAGCATCGGAGCCTTCGGCATGA
- a CDS encoding MBL fold metallo-hydrolase has translation MKILFLGAARTVTGSCHMIEAGGSRFCIDCGMHQGNRAIEARNRNLAPYRPRALDFVILTHAHMDHAGLLPALAANGFKGPVYCTTATADLLGVMLEDSAHIQEMEAEREAKKFRRRGLKHPPAPLYTVEDARKAAALLRPVDYHAPFEPAPGVRAVLHDAGHILGSGTVRLEVKEGGARTSLIFSGDIGRPDALIVRDPETPPAADYVFMESTYGDRNHKNEGESEAELAAAIAWAHGHGEKVIIPAFAVERSQEVLYCLLNVWRGGGLPDDMPIFLDSPLAIRATEIFTRHGELFDEAARALYHDADAAAFMARVNYTLSAQESMRINALDGPAIVISASGMCNAGRIRHHLRHNLWRPGASVVFVGYQAQGTPGRRLVEKATSLRLFGEEVACAARIFTINGFSGHAGQSQLLDWLAPLAGEAGARRPQVVLVHGEPKAQAALGALIRERFGITPLVPDYLEQLALEGGRVAGVERHEEARPPVDLAALTGELERKLALLRERTAAPPRDDQGELSEALARLDGELTRLLGRL, from the coding sequence ATGAAGATCCTGTTTCTCGGCGCGGCGCGCACAGTCACGGGCTCCTGCCACATGATCGAGGCTGGCGGCTCGCGCTTCTGCATTGACTGCGGCATGCACCAGGGCAACCGCGCCATCGAGGCGCGCAACCGCAACCTCGCGCCCTACCGGCCCCGCGCCCTCGATTTCGTCATCCTCACGCACGCCCACATGGACCACGCGGGCCTTCTGCCGGCGCTCGCGGCCAACGGCTTCAAGGGCCCCGTCTACTGCACCACGGCCACGGCCGATCTGCTCGGCGTCATGCTGGAGGACAGCGCGCACATCCAGGAGATGGAAGCCGAGCGCGAGGCCAAAAAATTTCGCCGCCGCGGCCTCAAGCATCCGCCCGCGCCGCTCTATACGGTGGAGGACGCGCGCAAGGCCGCGGCACTCCTGCGCCCGGTGGACTACCACGCGCCTTTTGAACCCGCGCCTGGCGTGCGCGCCGTGCTTCACGACGCGGGGCATATCCTTGGCTCCGGCACCGTGCGCCTTGAGGTGAAGGAAGGCGGCGCGCGAACGAGCCTCATCTTTTCCGGCGACATCGGCCGGCCCGATGCGCTCATCGTGCGCGACCCGGAAACGCCGCCCGCCGCAGACTATGTGTTCATGGAATCCACCTACGGCGACCGCAACCACAAGAACGAGGGCGAAAGCGAGGCTGAGCTCGCGGCCGCCATCGCCTGGGCCCACGGCCACGGCGAAAAAGTCATCATCCCGGCCTTTGCGGTGGAGCGCTCGCAGGAGGTGCTCTATTGCCTGCTCAATGTCTGGCGCGGCGGCGGCTTGCCGGACGACATGCCCATCTTTCTCGACAGCCCGCTCGCCATCCGCGCCACGGAGATCTTCACCCGCCACGGCGAGCTTTTTGACGAGGCGGCCCGCGCCCTCTACCACGACGCGGACGCGGCGGCCTTCATGGCGCGCGTCAACTATACGCTCAGCGCGCAGGAATCCATGCGCATCAACGCCCTCGACGGGCCGGCCATCGTCATTTCCGCAAGCGGCATGTGCAATGCCGGCCGCATCCGCCACCACCTGCGCCACAATCTCTGGCGCCCCGGGGCCAGCGTGGTCTTTGTGGGCTACCAGGCGCAGGGCACGCCGGGCCGCAGGCTTGTGGAAAAGGCCACCAGCCTGCGCCTCTTCGGCGAGGAGGTGGCCTGCGCCGCGCGCATCTTCACCATCAATGGCTTTTCCGGGCACGCGGGCCAGAGCCAGTTGCTCGACTGGCTCGCGCCGCTCGCTGGCGAGGCAGGCGCCCGGCGCCCGCAGGTGGTGCTCGTCCACGGCGAGCCAAAGGCCCAGGCGGCCCTCGGCGCCCTTATCAGGGAACGCTTTGGCATCACGCCGCTCGTGCCGGACTATCTCGAACAACTGGCGCTCGAAGGCGGCCGCGTGGCCGGCGTGGAGCGCCACGAGGAGGCGCGCCCGCCCGTGGACCTCGCGGCCCTCACGGGCGAGCTTGAGCGCAAGCTGGCCCTGCTCAGGGAAAGGACGGCGGCGCCCCCACGGGACGACCAGGGGGAGCTTTCCGAAGCGTTGGCCCGGCTGGATGGCGAGCTCACGCGCCTGCTCGGACGGTTGTAG
- the hmcB gene encoding sulfate respiration complex iron-sulfur protein HmcB, with translation MNRRKFLTILGSAGVVSALGSAKVAEASPASFPYYPDSWGVLHDTTRCIGCRRCEAACQKVNNLPEPKVPFTDLSVTEKKRHTTAYEWTVVNKYEVNGKPYFRKLQCFHCNDPACASACFARCFSKLPNGAVVYDGSQCVGCRYCMVACPFYVPGFQYDLAWDPLVQKCTFCEPRLKEGKLPGCVEACPVDAITFGRRSDLIKIARARMAENPGRYVDYLYGEYDAGGTAWMVLAPAAGGAPVPVDDPEGAGAEFKQLGLDTHLGSQPMGQLTYGALGAVPMIVAFWPVLFGGAWAMTKRREAMAKLEQEKIIKDAKDDLAAAVDAAVRKIGETEGEGAAERARQAMTETLKAREAQNSGDGHGEEK, from the coding sequence ATGAACCGCAGAAAATTCCTCACCATTCTCGGCAGCGCCGGCGTGGTCTCGGCGCTGGGTTCGGCAAAGGTCGCCGAGGCCTCCCCGGCGAGCTTCCCCTATTATCCCGACAGCTGGGGCGTGCTGCACGACACCACGCGGTGCATCGGCTGCCGCCGCTGCGAGGCCGCGTGCCAAAAGGTGAACAACCTGCCCGAGCCCAAAGTGCCCTTCACCGACCTTTCGGTGACGGAAAAGAAGCGCCACACCACGGCCTATGAATGGACGGTGGTCAACAAGTACGAAGTCAACGGCAAGCCGTACTTCCGCAAGCTCCAGTGCTTCCACTGCAATGACCCGGCCTGCGCCTCGGCCTGCTTCGCGCGCTGCTTCAGCAAGTTGCCCAACGGCGCCGTGGTCTATGACGGCTCGCAGTGCGTGGGCTGCCGCTACTGCATGGTGGCCTGCCCCTTCTATGTGCCCGGCTTCCAGTACGACCTCGCGTGGGACCCGCTGGTGCAGAAGTGCACCTTCTGCGAGCCGAGGCTCAAGGAAGGCAAGCTCCCCGGCTGCGTGGAAGCCTGCCCTGTGGACGCCATCACCTTCGGCCGCAGGAGCGACCTCATCAAGATCGCCCGCGCGCGCATGGCCGAAAACCCGGGCCGCTATGTGGACTACCTCTATGGCGAGTACGACGCGGGCGGCACGGCCTGGATGGTGCTGGCGCCCGCCGCGGGCGGCGCGCCCGTGCCCGTGGACGACCCTGAGGGCGCGGGCGCCGAGTTCAAGCAGCTCGGGCTGGACACGCACCTCGGCTCCCAGCCCATGGGGCAGCTCACCTACGGGGCGCTCGGCGCCGTGCCCATGATCGTGGCCTTCTGGCCCGTCCTCTTCGGCGGGGCCTGGGCCATGACCAAGCGCCGCGAGGCCATGGCAAAGCTTGAGCAGGAAAAGATCATCAAGGATGCCAAGGACGACCTCGCCGCCGCCGTGGACGCCGCCGTGCGCAAGATCGGCGAGACCGAGGGCGAAGGCGCGGCCGAGCGCGCGCGCCAGGCCATGACCGAGACGCTCAAGGCCCGCGAGGCCCAGAACTCCGGCGACGGGCATGGGGAGGAGAAGTAG
- the hmcC gene encoding sulfate respiration complex protein HmcC, translating into MDTHGIIIPTKDKLFNLEPLLSRTPGNIITWIILAVGFVITVIRFTVGIGSVTNLTEAQPWGLWIGFDLLCGVCLAAGGYFTTVACYVMGMKHFHSAVRPAVTTAFLGYAFVVVALLYDLGHPLRLPYMFFFPGTTSVLFEVGLCVATYLTVLFIEFSVAPMEWLAQKFPWLLTCRKIVIRVTILLTIFGVTLSTLHQSSLGSLYLIAPGKLHPLWYSPFMPMFFFVSSMAAGASMVIFEGLFAHKGVHQYMDATHLREADGVVLSFARAASFILFAYFMLKFIDMLVQANLPWLGTGWGAWWLVEMFGFVLLPALLYAKGARDGNVGLCRLTSVLAVAGIVLNRFNVSMIAFNWQLPSAERYFPSIWEICISIFVVTMIVTAYRFIVYNMPVLYEHPDFKGEEH; encoded by the coding sequence ATGGACACCCACGGCATCATCATTCCCACCAAGGACAAGCTCTTCAATCTCGAGCCCCTGCTCTCCAGAACGCCGGGCAACATCATCACCTGGATCATCCTGGCCGTGGGCTTTGTCATCACGGTCATCCGCTTCACCGTGGGCATCGGCTCGGTGACCAACCTGACCGAGGCCCAGCCCTGGGGGCTGTGGATCGGCTTTGACCTGCTTTGCGGCGTGTGCCTCGCGGCGGGCGGCTACTTCACCACCGTGGCCTGCTATGTCATGGGCATGAAGCACTTCCACTCGGCGGTGCGCCCGGCCGTGACCACGGCCTTTTTGGGCTACGCCTTCGTGGTCGTGGCCCTGCTCTATGACCTGGGCCATCCGCTCAGGCTGCCCTACATGTTCTTCTTCCCCGGCACCACTTCGGTGCTCTTTGAAGTGGGCCTGTGCGTGGCGACCTACCTCACGGTGCTCTTCATCGAGTTCTCCGTGGCGCCCATGGAATGGCTCGCGCAGAAGTTCCCATGGCTCTTGACCTGCCGCAAGATCGTCATCCGCGTGACCATCCTCCTGACCATCTTCGGCGTGACCCTCTCCACGCTGCACCAGTCCTCGCTGGGCTCGCTCTACCTCATCGCGCCCGGGAAGCTCCATCCGCTGTGGTATTCGCCTTTCATGCCCATGTTCTTCTTCGTGAGCTCCATGGCCGCGGGCGCGAGCATGGTCATCTTCGAGGGCCTTTTCGCGCACAAGGGCGTGCACCAGTACATGGACGCCACCCACCTGCGCGAGGCCGACGGCGTGGTGCTGAGCTTCGCCCGAGCGGCGTCGTTCATCCTCTTCGCCTACTTCATGCTCAAGTTCATCGACATGCTCGTCCAGGCCAACCTGCCGTGGCTCGGCACCGGCTGGGGCGCGTGGTGGCTGGTGGAGATGTTCGGCTTCGTGCTTCTGCCGGCCCTGCTCTACGCCAAGGGCGCGCGCGACGGCAATGTGGGCCTGTGCCGCCTGACCTCGGTGCTCGCCGTGGCCGGCATCGTGCTCAACCGCTTCAATGTCTCCATGATCGCCTTCAACTGGCAACTCCCCTCGGCGGAGCGCTATTTCCCGAGCATCTGGGAAATCTGCATCTCCATCTTCGTGGTGACCATGATCGTCACCGCCTACCGCTTCATCGTCTACAACATGCCCGTGCTCTACGAACACCCCGACTTCAAGGGCGAAGAGCACTAG
- a CDS encoding HypC/HybG/HupF family hydrogenase formation chaperone — protein MCLAIPAQIVALEPSDMARVRVGESSTFLSASTMLLPEPPKVGDYVIVHAGFALHSLTPEEAESSLAALRELAEAVEGQPANF, from the coding sequence ATGTGCCTTGCCATCCCCGCCCAGATCGTCGCGCTTGAGCCCTCCGACATGGCCCGCGTGCGCGTGGGCGAAAGCTCCACCTTTCTCTCCGCCTCCACCATGCTGTTGCCCGAGCCGCCCAAGGTGGGCGACTATGTCATTGTTCACGCGGGCTTTGCGCTCCATTCCCTGACGCCCGAAGAGGCGGAATCGAGCCTCGCCGCCCTGCGCGAGCTGGCCGAGGCCGTGGAAGGCCAGCCGGCCAATTTCTAG
- the miaA gene encoding tRNA (adenosine(37)-N6)-dimethylallyltransferase MiaA has protein sequence MPAAAPAGAPCPVICLAGPTGAGKTALALLLARELGGEIINADSRQVYADFPLITAQPSPEERALAPHHLYGFLPTEQKISAGRWADMAAAKAREVWARGRVPLLVGGTGLYFQALLRGMAAIPAIELEVARGLAARLAESGPEALHAELSRADPTYAARIHPRDRQRILRALEVLQGTGKPFSWWHGHAMSAPLCSGPLFVLDAALDWLAPRLGRRLDAMLEAGAVEEARAALARTPSAAEGARLPGWSGIGCAELLDHLTGLTSLGECRARWLANTRAYAKRQLTWYRARPEAVFVPAEGAEGELLSGARRFLERQKGA, from the coding sequence ATGCCGGCAGCAGCGCCGGCCGGCGCCCCCTGCCCGGTCATCTGCCTCGCCGGCCCCACGGGCGCCGGCAAGACGGCGCTGGCCCTCCTTCTCGCGCGGGAGCTCGGCGGCGAGATCATCAATGCGGACTCGCGCCAGGTCTATGCCGATTTTCCGCTCATCACGGCCCAGCCCTCCCCGGAAGAGCGCGCCCTGGCCCCGCACCATCTCTACGGTTTTCTCCCCACGGAGCAGAAGATCAGCGCCGGCCGCTGGGCCGACATGGCGGCGGCGAAAGCCCGCGAAGTATGGGCGCGCGGCCGCGTGCCCCTGCTCGTGGGCGGCACGGGCCTCTATTTCCAGGCCTTGCTCAGGGGGATGGCCGCCATCCCCGCCATCGAGCTAGAGGTGGCGCGGGGCCTCGCAGCCCGGCTCGCCGAAAGCGGGCCCGAGGCCCTGCATGCGGAACTTTCCCGCGCCGACCCGACCTATGCCGCCCGCATCCACCCGCGCGACCGCCAACGCATCCTCCGCGCCCTCGAGGTGCTTCAAGGCACGGGCAAGCCTTTCAGCTGGTGGCACGGGCACGCCATGAGCGCGCCCCTGTGCTCGGGCCCGCTCTTCGTGCTCGACGCTGCGCTCGACTGGCTCGCCCCGCGCCTTGGTCGGCGCCTCGACGCCATGCTGGAAGCCGGCGCCGTGGAGGAGGCCCGCGCGGCCCTCGCGCGCACGCCCTCAGCGGCTGAGGGCGCGCGCCTGCCCGGCTGGTCGGGCATCGGCTGCGCCGAATTGCTGGACCATCTCACGGGCCTGACAAGCCTTGGCGAGTGCCGGGCCCGCTGGCTCGCCAATACCCGGGCCTACGCCAAGCGCCAGCTCACGTGGTACCGCGCCCGGCCCGAGGCGGTCTTTGTGCCAGCCGAGGGCGCGGAAGGGGAGCTGCTTTCGGGCGCGCGACGCTTCCTTGAGAGGCAAAAAGGCGCCTGA